CCTTTTCTTTGTATAAATCCCTTTCCTACATTCATTTAGCAAACCTGTTttcattgttctttatttttttgttttgttttgttttattgagatagggtctctataaagtcctggctgtcctggaagtcactatgtagtcctggttggcctcaaactcacagagaaccacctgcctctgcttcctgagtgctgggattaaaggtgtgcaccaccatgtccagcctcTCTGCactttaattattttgtgtgtatgtgggcaggtgtggaagtcagaggacaatcttcaggagccagttctttccttccaccacatgggtcttGAGAAAAGAACATAGGCCACCAGACTTGTGATAAAAACCTTaacctaagccgggcggtggtggcgcacgcctttaatcccagcacttgggaggcagaggctggcggatctctgtgagttcgagaccagcctggtctacaagagctagttccaggacaggctccaaaaccacagagaaaccctgtctcgaaaaaccaaaaaaaaaaccttaacctactgagccacctctctggccctcACATTCATGTCTGCGTGTTGTGTTTTGTGTCCCACTGAAGTTAACCAAGGCCATTTGTATAAATGTTGGTTCAGAACTAGCCTTTGGGCTGGACATGGgagcacaaacctttaatcccagtactcaggaagtagaggtagacAGATAACTGTGAGTTTGggcccaacctggtctacatagtgaggttcaAGATAGTCCtgtctgagaaaataaaaacaagcaaacaaacaaacaaaatccggCTACCTACTGAAGCTCTAAGGGCTCACCAATGAATACACAGCTGAGAATTTGAGTAACTGTTACCAATTATACCCTCTTAGTTGGTAGAGTCAAGATAAAAGTACATTCAAAGGGCAATCGATACAAAAATACACTTTCTCAGGGCAGAAAGAAATGTAACAGTATTAGGGATAGCATGCTCTTCTGCCCAGTTGGATAGACAGTAGGGCTCAATTTTTGGAGAAATCCTTACTCTAAAACTGTTTCTAGGATTgtgtgatggctcagcagatgaagaTGTCTGTCACCAAGCCCAACAACCTGCGCTCACTCCCTGGAACCACGTACTGAAGGGGAGAATTCTATCTTCCACATTGCTGCAACATGAACATCACGGccccatgcacacaaataaataaaatgtcattttccgACGCAGCTGTTGGGAACGGTGATGCTGACGCCTGACGTTTCGCactgcttttcttctttgaatttaTTGGCCTGTATTGCAAAAAGAACATCCTTAGAGAGTTATTCAGATTTAATTAACATTAGATTGAATAGATTCATTAGGTTTTCAACATGATAGTCAGCTAGAGATGGGTTTgggaaaaaaagattaaagacTTAGGTCAAATGAAGAGGCGCTTGCTTGGAGAACAGGCGTCTTTTGGGAAATGTGAGCAGCAGAAGCATGTGGCATGAGGCACATGCTGAGGAATCCTGGGAGTGTGGAAAGTagcttataaaacccaggacacATTTGCAAAAGTCACCATTTCATCTGTTAGTGGCATAAGGTCAGCAGTTAACCAATACCTTGACTGTGAATTAGCAACTTTCAACTCAGAAAGTTACTGCTCAATAGTGCGCTCAAGGAGCCTGAGGAGTCCAGACCTACAGTTGAAGGACAGTTGTGCTGCCTAGATTGGCCGGGGAGAAGAAACCAAACCACCTGCCAGTTTATGTAACTTTAATGAGGTGAAAATGTAAATAgtgaaaacaatgttttattttttatcgtAATCTTTTAACCTTTATGATGCCATTTttcgtttcttccttccttctgtctttcttttttcttttttgctgagGCAGGGTTTGTTTGCATAacaacctggctgtcctgaaaattgctttgtagaccaggctgaccttgaactcctcatgTGTGCTGTGGCTGGCATTGCCATACTTTGTTCTCACTGCCCTGTTCCCAAttagctctttctttttctttcccctctagTGATAATcactacatatatattttatattaagatAACTTAAAATTAACTGTAGCATTTACATAAGATACCAGCAGCAATTctatcatttatatttaaaagtcagGTCTCATTTGCAGCCCTGGATGGCCTAGAACCTGCTAGGTGGAGTGGGCAggcctcagagatccatctgtttctgcctaagtgttaagattaaaggtgtacaccatgtctgcttatttttattttatatttattttccaacGTGATTTTTGAGGTttcatgtagctcaagctggcctgcAACTTGTTATACAGGTCACCAtttagtcctcctgcctctgccgcccaagtgtTGCTACTACAGGCATAcaccaaatcttttttttaagaattttttaatataatctcTTCTCATTTGACATAatatccccattcccactccctcccctcctctggcttctcccTACCTTCCCCTCACCTCATCCACTCCTTAGAAAGGGTGAAGCTTCcatcccatggggagtcaacaaagtctgacacttcacttcaagcaagaccaaggccctcctctcccctctatctaggatgagcaaggtatacCAAATCTTTATATTGTTCATTATTTTGTCTTCTCAAAATCCTGAATTTTCATATCCTGTGGTGGTTTATCTGTCAACTTCACACAAGGTCGAGTCACAGGGAGGGGAAAAGATGCCTCCAAAAGAGGTCATCTGAGGGCATCTTCTTGATTACCGGCCCTGAAGGTTGTGCCACCCCAGCAGGAGTCTTGGGTTGAATAAACCAGCAACAGAGTAATGGTgtgcaaaccagtaagcagcactgcaCACCTTCATTGCTCGAGCaatgatcctgcctcaacttctcttAAGGGTCAGTATGATacaataaacccttccctccccaagttgctttcgaTCAAGATGTTTATCTCAGCAAAGGAATGAAAACTAGGACATACCCAAATGTAAAACACAAGACAACTTTTAAGACAgggagtattttatttaaaatccatCAGTGAAATGGACGGCTTGGGTCTAGGACAAATCCTTCATTTTAAAGCATAAGTCAGTAACTGTATGAAAGTACACATTGCCACATACAGATTAGCTGATCAGACCACATTTTTTATGTTGGAACACAATAAACTTCCCTGTAAAAGCAGCACCTTTGTGACATTTAATTTAGtattcctctccttcttcctcaccctctccTTCAACAGAATCCACACCAACCTCCTCATAATCCTTCTCCAGGGCAGCCATGTCTTCACGGGCCTCAGAGAACTCCCCCTCCTCCATACCCTCACCCACATACCAGTGCACAAAGGCACGCTTGGCATACATCAGATCAAACTTGTGATCTAGGCGAGCCCAGGCCTCAGCGATGGCTGTGGTGTTGCTCAGCATGCACACAGCTCTCTGGACCTTGGCCAGGTCTCCACCAGGTACCACAGTGGGAGGCTGGTAATTAATGCCAACCTTGAAGCCAGTGGGGCACCAGTCCACAAACTGGATGGTACGCTTGGTCTTGATGGTGGCAATGGCAGCATTGACATCTTTGGGAACCACATCACCACGGTACAGCAGGCAGCAAGCCATGTATTTACCGTGGCGAGGGTCACATTTTACCATCTGGTTGGCTGGCTCAAAGCAGGCATTGGTGATCTCTGCTACAGAAAGCTGCTCATGGTAGGCTTTCTCAGCAGAGATGACAGGGGCATATGTGGCCAGAGGGAAGTGGATGCGAGGGTAGGGCaccaggttggtctggaattcTGTCAGGTCGACATTCAGGGCTCCATCAAATCTGAGGGAAGCAGTGATGGAGGACACAATTTGACCTATCAACCTATTTAGGTTAGTGTAGGTGGGGCGCTCAATGTCGAGGTTTCTACGACAGATGTCATAGATGGCCTCGTTGTCCACCATGAAGGCACAATCAGAGTGCTCCAGGGTGGTGTGGGTGGTGAGGATGGAGTTGTAGGGCTCAaccacagcagtggaaacctgGGGGGCTGGGTAGATGGAGAACTCCAGCTTGGACTTCTTTCCGTAATCAACAGAGAGCCTCTCCATCAGCAGGGAGGTGAACCCAGAGCCAGTTCCCCCGCCAAAGCTGTGGAAGACCAAGAAGCCCTGAAGACCTGTGCACTGGTCGGCCTGTAAGGCAAAAGGAAAGATATTGAATTGGCTggcacactcaacaccacaaccCTCTCACTGCATCTTAAATGTATCCATCTATGGTATTTACCAGCTTGCGAATTCTGTCCAAGACGAGGTCGATGATCTCCTTGCCAATGGTGTAGTGGCCACGGGCATAGTTATTGGCAGCATCTTCCTTGCCTGTGATGAGCTGCTCAGGGTGGAAGAGCTGGCGGTAGGTACCAGTGCGAACCTCATCTGGAAAAGGAGGAC
The Microtus pennsylvanicus isolate mMicPen1 chromosome 2, mMicPen1.hap1, whole genome shotgun sequence DNA segment above includes these coding regions:
- the Tuba1a gene encoding tubulin alpha-1A chain: MRECISIHVGQAGVQIGNACWELYCLEHGIQPDGQMPSDKTIGGGDDSFNTFFSETGAGKHVPRAVFVDLEPTVIDEVRTGTYRQLFHPEQLITGKEDAANNYARGHYTIGKEIIDLVLDRIRKLADQCTGLQGFLVFHSFGGGTGSGFTSLLMERLSVDYGKKSKLEFSIYPAPQVSTAVVEPYNSILTTHTTLEHSDCAFMVDNEAIYDICRRNLDIERPTYTNLNRLIGQIVSSITASLRFDGALNVDLTEFQTNLVPYPRIHFPLATYAPVISAEKAYHEQLSVAEITNACFEPANQMVKCDPRHGKYMACCLLYRGDVVPKDVNAAIATIKTKRTIQFVDWCPTGFKVGINYQPPTVVPGGDLAKVQRAVCMLSNTTAIAEAWARLDHKFDLMYAKRAFVHWYVGEGMEEGEFSEAREDMAALEKDYEEVGVDSVEGEGEEEGEEY